From a single Sphingobium sp. genomic region:
- the fixJ gene encoding response regulator FixJ, protein MATEKLVHIVDDDDGVRRSAAFMLKHAGYRVELHVSGVDFLKQAKSCERGCVLLDVRMPDMDGLQIQQEMVKRGIDMPVIILTGHGDIAVAVKAMRAGAVNFIEKPYEKEDLLGSIEEAFHRLERTHNREMKADEARVRLASLTGRERDVLDGLVAGYPNKTIAYDLGISPRTVEIYRANMMEKLRVRSLSEALRIAFIAEQADDGVLQISTTAVQTVE, encoded by the coding sequence ATGGCGACTGAAAAACTGGTCCATATCGTCGACGATGACGACGGCGTCCGTCGTTCCGCCGCTTTCATGCTCAAACATGCGGGGTATCGGGTCGAACTGCATGTTTCCGGTGTCGACTTCCTGAAACAGGCCAAATCATGCGAACGGGGATGCGTTTTGCTGGATGTTCGCATGCCGGATATGGATGGTCTGCAAATTCAGCAGGAAATGGTGAAACGCGGCATCGACATGCCGGTTATAATCCTGACGGGGCATGGCGACATTGCAGTTGCGGTTAAGGCGATGCGCGCCGGGGCAGTCAACTTCATCGAAAAGCCCTATGAGAAAGAAGATTTGCTGGGTTCAATCGAAGAGGCTTTCCATCGCCTGGAACGCACACATAATCGCGAGATGAAAGCTGATGAAGCACGCGTGCGGCTGGCCAGTCTGACGGGCCGCGAACGGGATGTGCTTGATGGTTTGGTCGCGGGTTATCCGAATAAGACCATCGCTTATGATCTCGGCATTTCGCCACGCACCGTAGAGATTTACCGTGCAAACATGATGGAAAAGCTGCGGGTACGCAGTCTGTCAGAGGCGTTGCGGATCGCCTTCATTGCTGAGCAAGCCGATGACGGGGTTTTGCAGATTTCCACTACAGCTGTTCAGACAGTGGAGTGA
- a CDS encoding glycoside hydrolase family 130 protein has protein sequence MLNLYQSKLRLRADPSRVVLRPFHLAWNADVPKERMRKLVDEVRALNMRAARTELALVYHDFESRHLQTQNVFMKRYEEVEADLQLDGRRIREEKKLLIGAYFCHEYSYAAAALMNPSVTLHPDQGEMSNGFVRILLSMRAVGEGHISSIVFREGVVTGDRKFELVPQPRCAMSANTVSRESQNNSNIVTVHRNPDSSLSGTVIFPVTDAQRNGLEDLRLTRFEHGDGSIEWIGTYTAYSGREIRSELLRTSDFCRFDLVPLEGSAARNKGLALFPRALGGRYLMIGRHDGQNLFLIDSDDLGKWGEGQLLLEPRYPWELIQIGNCGPPIEIDEGWLLLTHGVGAMRKYSIGAVLLDKTDPSRVLGRTSQPFLSPADEDREGYVPNVVYSCGGMRVGNDLFLPYGVADSSVAFAFVAIKDLLEAM, from the coding sequence ATGCTGAACCTTTACCAATCCAAGCTGCGGTTGCGCGCTGATCCGTCACGCGTTGTACTGCGCCCCTTCCATCTTGCCTGGAATGCCGATGTTCCCAAGGAACGAATGCGCAAGCTGGTCGACGAAGTGCGTGCGCTCAACATGCGCGCCGCGCGTACCGAACTGGCCTTGGTCTATCATGATTTTGAATCGCGGCATCTGCAGACGCAGAATGTCTTCATGAAGCGTTATGAGGAGGTTGAGGCCGATCTGCAACTTGATGGCCGACGCATCCGCGAGGAAAAAAAGCTGCTGATCGGTGCCTATTTCTGCCACGAATACAGCTATGCCGCCGCCGCATTGATGAACCCCAGTGTCACCCTGCATCCCGACCAGGGTGAAATGTCTAATGGTTTTGTCCGCATATTACTGTCGATGCGCGCAGTGGGGGAGGGCCATATCTCCTCTATCGTGTTTCGCGAGGGTGTTGTGACTGGTGACCGCAAGTTTGAGCTGGTGCCGCAGCCGCGTTGCGCCATGTCGGCAAACACAGTCTCGCGGGAATCGCAAAACAACAGCAACATTGTGACGGTGCATCGCAATCCCGACAGCTCGCTGTCGGGCACAGTGATCTTTCCCGTCACCGACGCACAGCGCAACGGGCTGGAAGATTTGCGGCTCACGCGTTTCGAGCATGGCGACGGCAGTATCGAATGGATCGGCACTTATACCGCTTATTCAGGCCGCGAAATTCGCTCGGAACTATTGCGGACATCTGACTTCTGCCGTTTTGATCTGGTCCCGCTGGAGGGAAGCGCGGCGCGGAACAAGGGTTTGGCGTTGTTTCCGCGCGCCCTTGGCGGACGCTACCTTATGATCGGGCGCCATGACGGACAGAATCTTTTCCTGATCGATTCCGACGATCTTGGAAAGTGGGGCGAGGGGCAGTTGCTCCTCGAACCGCGCTATCCTTGGGAATTGATCCAGATCGGCAATTGCGGCCCGCCGATCGAGATTGATGAGGGTTGGCTGTTGCTCACCCACGGCGTAGGCGCGATGCGCAAATATTCGATCGGGGCGGTGCTGCTCGACAAGACGGATCCATCGCGCGTACTGGGGCGGACGAGCCAGCCCTTTCTGTCCCCTGCGGATGAGGATCGGGAGGGTTATGTGCCCAATGTCGTCTATTCATGCGGCGGAATGCGCGTGGGCAATGATCTGTTCCTGCCTTATGGCGTAGCAGATAGCTCGGTTGCCTTCGCTTTTGTCGCCATCAAGGATTTGCTCGAGGCGATGTAG
- a CDS encoding 1-phosphofructokinase family hexose kinase, whose translation MGQVVTLTLNPTIDGASETDVVHPTLKIRTRNDRYNPGGGGINVARVVSRLGGDVRAVYMAGGATGGVLDELLDAADIDRQRISIAGHTRISLNVFERASGQEYRFVPEGPMISTADVDACRELFANIDCDYLVLSGSLPRGAPDDFYAQLAAKSSARVIVDSSGPALKAAVDASSTFLIKPSRGELEKLCGRQLPTIEDIEKAALALVQTGKCENVAVTLGHDGALLANASGSFFLPAIPVNASSAVGAGDSFVGGMIHALASGQSMGEAFRLGLAAATATVLSPGTDLCRKPDVERLLMQVPATSPRANP comes from the coding sequence GTGGGACAGGTCGTCACTTTAACACTAAATCCAACCATTGACGGCGCCAGCGAGACGGACGTCGTCCATCCGACACTCAAAATCCGCACCCGCAATGATCGATACAATCCAGGCGGTGGCGGCATCAATGTTGCGCGAGTGGTAAGTCGGCTGGGTGGAGATGTGCGGGCGGTCTATATGGCGGGCGGCGCGACTGGCGGCGTCCTCGATGAATTACTCGATGCTGCCGATATCGACAGACAGCGCATCTCGATTGCGGGACATACGCGGATCAGCCTCAACGTTTTTGAACGGGCAAGCGGGCAGGAATATCGCTTCGTACCTGAAGGACCGATGATCAGCACCGCCGATGTGGATGCGTGTCGGGAACTGTTCGCCAATATCGACTGCGACTATCTCGTTTTAAGCGGCTCTCTGCCACGCGGGGCTCCGGATGATTTCTATGCGCAATTGGCGGCAAAATCCTCCGCACGCGTCATCGTCGACAGCTCTGGACCGGCGCTGAAAGCGGCCGTTGACGCTAGCTCGACCTTCCTTATCAAACCCAGCCGCGGTGAACTGGAGAAGCTCTGTGGCCGTCAGCTGCCTACAATTGAAGACATTGAGAAAGCAGCGCTGGCGTTGGTGCAGACCGGAAAATGTGAAAATGTCGCCGTGACATTGGGACATGATGGCGCGTTGCTGGCGAATGCTAGTGGCAGCTTTTTCCTGCCTGCCATTCCTGTCAATGCCAGCAGCGCGGTTGGAGCAGGCGATAGTTTTGTCGGCGGCATGATCCATGCGCTCGCGTCAGGACAGTCCATGGGAGAGGCGTTCCGGTTGGGTCTTGCCGCCGCCACGGCAACGGTCCTGTCTCCGGGAACCGACCTGTGCCGCAAGCCCGATGTCGAACGGCTGCTTATGCAGGTTCCAGCTACATCGCCTCGAGCAAATCCTTGA
- a CDS encoding host attachment family protein, with protein MLIAHDALIMAIDGGHMSLFRNKGNERETVLELLAQEHRVTPATSELGDDRPGRMFQSVGHTRGAYETTDWHQKLEDEFAEEMAELFNFHMNDDGRKGVLIAPPRTLGTIRRYLHPDARARLIAEIDKDYAGRTALEIAKLLDKLPG; from the coding sequence ATGCTGATCGCCCATGATGCCCTGATCATGGCTATCGATGGTGGACATATGTCGCTCTTCCGGAACAAGGGAAACGAACGCGAAACGGTGCTTGAGCTGCTTGCCCAAGAACATCGCGTAACGCCTGCGACATCTGAACTGGGCGACGACCGGCCCGGGCGCATGTTTCAAAGTGTAGGGCATACGCGCGGTGCCTATGAAACAACCGATTGGCACCAGAAACTGGAAGACGAGTTTGCCGAAGAGATGGCCGAACTGTTCAACTTTCACATGAACGACGATGGTAGGAAAGGTGTCCTGATCGCTCCCCCTAGGACGTTGGGAACAATCCGCAGATATCTTCACCCCGATGCCCGTGCCCGGCTGATCGCAGAGATCGACAAAGATTATGCCGGACGCACTGCGCTGGAGATCGCTAAGCTACTCGACAAGTTACCCGGCTAA
- a CDS encoding GNAT family N-acetyltransferase has product MAETLSQPKPASHVPSIADLRFLITRTGFEFAVRAVGPFDEPALAELFSHVDKDDMRFRFLSPRKPSHEMLKEMLDVDHDRKESYIAVAPDSHTVIANAVVAADTTNERAEVAIAMHRDYKGKGVGWALLRYIAEQEARKGVKILQSIENRENHQAIELEREMGFKASSYQGDATLMLLELDLTQDSSTI; this is encoded by the coding sequence GTGGCTGAAACATTGTCCCAACCGAAGCCGGCAAGCCATGTGCCCAGCATAGCCGACCTTAGATTCCTGATCACCCGGACAGGTTTTGAATTCGCCGTGCGGGCGGTCGGGCCATTTGACGAGCCGGCGCTGGCGGAACTTTTCAGCCATGTAGACAAAGACGACATGCGTTTTCGCTTCCTCTCACCGCGAAAACCGAGCCACGAAATGCTCAAAGAAATGCTCGATGTCGACCATGATCGCAAGGAAAGCTACATTGCCGTTGCGCCCGATAGCCACACGGTGATCGCAAATGCCGTTGTTGCGGCGGACACCACTAATGAGCGCGCCGAAGTCGCGATCGCCATGCACCGGGACTATAAAGGTAAAGGCGTAGGGTGGGCGTTGCTGCGCTACATCGCTGAACAGGAAGCACGCAAAGGCGTGAAGATACTTCAGTCTATCGAAAACCGTGAAAACCATCAAGCGATCGAACTGGAACGCGAGATGGGATTCAAAGCCTCCAGCTATCAGGGCGATGCGACGCTGATGCTCCTCGAGCTCGATTTGACGCAAGATAGCTCGACAATCTGA